In Rutidosis leptorrhynchoides isolate AG116_Rl617_1_P2 chromosome 2, CSIRO_AGI_Rlap_v1, whole genome shotgun sequence, one genomic interval encodes:
- the LOC139891257 gene encoding protein CYSTEINE-RICH TRANSMEMBRANE MODULE 9-like — protein MSHIDQQNIHPAYPPTMEKQGPMPSKQGPTPSKQGPTPLAPAGYPTTAVTENQIPAHTTSRGDDFWKGCCAALCCCCALDACF, from the exons ATGAGCCACATCGATCAACAAAACATTCATC CTGCCTACCCTCCTACCATGGAGAAACAAGGACCAATGCCGAGCAAACAAGGACCAACGCCGAGCAAACAAGGACCAACGCCGCTAGCACCAGCTGGATACCCAACAACTGCGGTAACCGAAAATCAAATCCCTGCGCACACGACGAGCAGGGGCGATGACTTTTGGAAAGGCTG TTGTGCAGCGTTATGTTGTTGCTGCGCATTGGATGCTTGCTTCTGA